A window from Acinonyx jubatus isolate Ajub_Pintada_27869175 chromosome E1, VMU_Ajub_asm_v1.0, whole genome shotgun sequence encodes these proteins:
- the APOH gene encoding beta-2-glycoprotein 1 — translation MISLVLVLFSSFLCHVATAGRTCPKPDDLPFAIVVPVKASYDPGEQIVYSCQPGYVSRGGMRRFTCPLTGIWPINTLKCIPRVCPFAGILENGAVRYTTFEYPNSISFSCNTGFYLSGASSAKCTEEGRWSVDLPVCAPVTCPPPAIPKFATLSVYQPLAGNNSIYGNKAVFECLPHYAMFGNDTVTCTAHGNWTTLPECREVKCPFPSRPDNGFVNYPAKQTLYYKDKATYGCHDTYVLDGPQEVECNKSGNWSAQPSCKASCKLSVKKATVLHQGERVKLQEKFKDGMLHGEKVSFFCKNKEKKCSYTEDAQCIDGTIEIPKCFKEHSSLAFWKTDASDVKPC, via the exons ATGATTTCTCTGGTGCTCGTCTTGTTCTCGAGTTTTCTCTGCCATGTCGCCACTGCAGGCCGGA CCTGTCCCAAACCAGATGATTTACCGTTTGCCATAGTCGTTCCAGTAAAAGCATCCTATGACCCAGGGGAGCAGATAGTCTACTCTTGCCAGCCGGGCTACGTGTCCCGGGGTGGGATGAGGAGGTTTACGTGTCCTCTCACGGGAATTTGGCCCATCAACACCTTGAAGTGTATAC CCAGAGTATGTCCTTTCGCTGGAATCTTAGAAAATGGAGCTGTACGCTACACAACTTTTGAATATCCCAACAGCATCAGTTTTTCTTGCAATACCGG GTTTTATCTGAGCGGAGCTAGTTCTGCTAAATGCACTGAGGAGGGAAGATGGAGTGTTGACCTTCCTGTCTGTGCTC ctgTAACCTGCCCTCCACCAGCGATACCTAAGTTTGCAACACTTAGTGTTTATCAGCCATTGGCTGGAAACAACTCCATCTATGGAAACAAGGCCGTCTTTGAATGCTTGCCACACTATGCCATGTTTGGAAATGATACAGTTACCTGCACAGCACACGGAAATTGGACTACATTACCAGAATGCAGAG AAGTAAAATGCCCATTCCCATCAAGACCAGACAATGGGTTTGTGAACTACCCTGCAAAACAAACGCTTTATTACAAGGATAAAGCCACCTATGGTTGCCATGATACATATGTCTTGGATGGCCCACAAGAAGTAGAATGTAACAAATCTGGAAACTGGTCCGCTCAGCCAAGTTGTAAAG CTTCTTGTAAATTATCTGTTAAAAAAGCTACTGTGCTACACCAAGGAGAGAGAGTAAAGCTTCAAGAGAAATTTAAGGATGGAATGCTACATGGTGAAAAGGTTTCTTTCTTctgcaaaaataaggaaaagaaatgtagcTATACAGAGGATGCTCAGTGTATAGATGGTACCATTGAAATCCCCAAATGCTTCAAGG AACATAGCTCTCTGGCTTTCTGGAAAACCGATGCATCCGATGTGAAGCCGTGCTAA